In Tsuneonella sp. CC-YZS046, the genomic window CTTTGCCGACGAGGGAGCGCGGGTCGTGGTGGCCGGGCGCAACGAGGCCGAGCTTGAGCGCTTCTCCGACGAAATCGACGGCGCATATCGTGTCTGCGACATCACCTCCCGGCCCGATCTCGATCGGCTTGCGGAGTTCGCGCTGGATCGCTTCGGCGGGCTGGACATAGCGGTCAACTGCGTCGGCTGGGCCTTGTTCAAGCCGTTTCTCGAAACGACCGAAGACGAGCTGCAACAGATGATAGACCTGCAGTTCAAGGGGCCGTTCCAGTTCTTCCAGGCCATGCTGGGGTCGATGAGGCCCGGCGGCTCGGCCATTCAGATCGGCTCGATCTCCTCCGAATGCCTGTTTCCCGATCATGCCGCCTATATGGGCACGAAGGCGGGCATCGATCATGTGATACGCTCGCTCGCGAATGATTTCGGGTCGAGGAACATTCGCGTCAACACGATCTCGCCGGGATTGACAGAGACGCCGATGACGGCGGACATCAAGGCGATTCCGGGCTTTGTCGATCTTTTCCTCAAGCATTATCCGCTGGGGCGCCACGGCACGACGGCGGATGTGGCCGCGACCGCGGCCTGGCTCGCCAGCGACGAATGCTTCATGACCGGGCAGACCCTGCGCGTCGAAGGCGGCATGTCCCTGCGCGGGCATCCGGTGCCCCAGGATGTCCACAAGCTCCTCGACGCCGCGCAGAAGGCCGGCCAGTAACCTCGGCGGCGATGCCGAAGGCGTCCCGCCGCCGCCCCTCAGTCCTGAAGCGTCAGCATATAGGCGGCAAGATCGTCGATCTGATCCGGCTCTATCTCGAAGCCCATGATCTCGGGGAAGTTGTGCGAGTTTCGCAGCCAGGAATTGAGCGTTTCGGAATTCAGCCCCGGTGTGTTGACGACCTCTTCGAACGTGGGCGCTTCGGGGTGCGGCGATATCTTCAGCCGGGCGACCGCATGACAGCTCGCGCAATGCGCTTGCGCGAAGGCAAGGCCC contains:
- a CDS encoding cytochrome c, whose translation is MLKVPVFSMLILLVSACSHAETHSETRPAPSAPSAPSVSPAAQAEDHGPARGLAFAQAHCASCHAVARLKISPHPEAPTFEEVVNTPGLNSETLNSWLRNSHNFPEIMGFEIEPDQIDDLAAYMLTLQD
- a CDS encoding SDR family oxidoreductase, which translates into the protein MQKRLAGKIAIVLGASSRENMGQAIARRFADEGARVVVAGRNEAELERFSDEIDGAYRVCDITSRPDLDRLAEFALDRFGGLDIAVNCVGWALFKPFLETTEDELQQMIDLQFKGPFQFFQAMLGSMRPGGSAIQIGSISSECLFPDHAAYMGTKAGIDHVIRSLANDFGSRNIRVNTISPGLTETPMTADIKAIPGFVDLFLKHYPLGRHGTTADVAATAAWLASDECFMTGQTLRVEGGMSLRGHPVPQDVHKLLDAAQKAGQ